One Mesorhizobium loti genomic window carries:
- a CDS encoding methylmalonyl-CoA epimerase has product MLGRLNHVALAVPDLAAAVAAYRNTLGAEVTEPQALPEHGVTVVFVNVGNTKIELLEPLGEASPIAAFLAKSPSGGMHHLCYEVDDILAARDQLKAAGARVLGDGNPKIGAHGKPVLFLHPKDFFGTLIELEQS; this is encoded by the coding sequence ATGCTCGGACGGCTGAACCATGTCGCGCTTGCGGTTCCGGATCTGGCCGCTGCCGTTGCTGCCTACCGCAACACGCTTGGCGCCGAAGTGACGGAGCCGCAGGCTTTGCCGGAGCATGGCGTCACGGTGGTGTTCGTCAATGTCGGCAACACCAAGATCGAATTGCTGGAACCGCTGGGCGAGGCCTCGCCGATCGCCGCTTTCCTCGCGAAGAGCCCGTCCGGCGGCATGCATCATCTCTGCTACGAGGTCGACGACATCCTGGCCGCGCGCGATCAGCTCAAGGCCGCCGGCGCCCGCGTGCTGGGCGACGGCAATCCCAAGATCGGCGCGCATGGCAAGCCGGTGCTGTTCCTGCATCCGAAGGATTTCTTCGGCACGCTGATCGAACTGGAGCAATCATGA
- a CDS encoding Zn-dependent hydrolase, glyoxylase, giving the protein MSRIRPARARVFTFDLGSFKIAALLDAVDIRDNLASAFATGQSPAAVLELAVSNFIDQDRYEHCFIPTLIDTGAQKVLFDTGSGDEGSSLLDGLQDLGLGPDDIDVVVITHGHPDHIGGLVRNGEPVFSRARYVFGAAEFAFWTEGTAVREARLANRDLFRQICTGLAGRATFVAPGDEVMPGITAIDASGHSPGLLAFLVESDGQKLLIWSDAFLHYVVSIQQPEWHADFDDDKEQAVETRKRLLKMVAEQRLLVAGHHMPFPGLGYIESANGSFRWLPVSYQLNV; this is encoded by the coding sequence ATGTCTCGCATCCGCCCCGCCCGCGCCCGCGTTTTCACCTTCGATCTCGGTTCATTCAAGATTGCTGCCTTGCTTGACGCCGTCGATATCAGAGACAATCTTGCATCGGCCTTCGCGACCGGACAGTCGCCAGCCGCCGTGCTCGAACTCGCGGTTTCGAACTTCATCGACCAGGATCGATACGAGCATTGTTTCATCCCGACGCTGATCGACACCGGAGCCCAAAAGGTCCTGTTCGACACCGGATCCGGGGATGAGGGCAGCTCACTTCTCGACGGTCTGCAGGACCTTGGGCTTGGGCCTGATGATATCGATGTGGTGGTCATCACGCACGGCCACCCGGACCATATCGGCGGGCTAGTCAGGAATGGCGAGCCCGTTTTCTCCCGGGCACGCTATGTATTCGGCGCGGCTGAATTCGCTTTCTGGACCGAGGGAACCGCGGTCCGCGAGGCCAGATTGGCCAACCGCGATCTGTTCAGGCAGATCTGTACCGGGCTAGCCGGCCGGGCAACTTTCGTAGCGCCCGGAGATGAGGTGATGCCGGGCATCACCGCCATCGACGCGTCAGGCCATTCCCCTGGTCTCCTGGCATTTCTCGTCGAAAGCGACGGCCAGAAATTGCTGATCTGGTCGGACGCCTTCCTGCACTATGTCGTGTCCATCCAGCAGCCGGAATGGCATGCCGATTTCGATGACGACAAGGAACAGGCGGTCGAGACCCGCAAGCGCCTGCTGAAGATGGTCGCCGAACAGCGCCTGCTGGTGGCCGGCCACCACATGCCATTTCCGGGCCTGGGCTACATCGAATCGGCGAACGGTTCTTTTCGCTGGCTTCCGGTCAGCTATCAGCTGAACGTCTAG
- a CDS encoding RNA-metabolising metallo-beta-lactamase has translation MAKAENAELVFVPLGGVGEIGMNFALYGYGPPSAREWIVIDVGVTFPDAAHPGVDLILPDTRFIEENLANLRGIIITHAHEDHYGALLDTWPKLKAPVWMTPFSAGLLEAKRQGEQGAPKIPLTIYRAGEKFTVGPFEIEAIPVAHSIPEPMSLAITSPAGTVIHTGDWKIDPEPTIGPKTDEARFRAYGDKGVLALICDSTNALREGESPSEVAVGEGLKGVIQAAKGRVAVTTFSSNVGRIVSIAKAARDAGRQCLVLGRSLKRVIDVADELGYMDGLPEFIAEEDFGFIPRENLVIICTGSQGEPLAALAKLSREEMKSVSLTAGDTVVFSSRTIPGNEKAILEIKNRLIDLGIKIIEDGDALVHVSGHPRRSELRKMYEWVRPQIGVPVHGEAAHLVAQGSLMSTSGIGQVAQVRDGDMLRLAPGPATIIDQVPFGRIYKDGNLIGTDQAMGIRDRRKLSFAGHVAVNVVLDDKYELAGDPDLVAIGVAEADASGETLEDLMIDAAVGAVDSIPRQRRKDLDLVQEAVRRAVRGAANEAWGKKPLVTVFVTR, from the coding sequence ATGGCGAAAGCGGAAAACGCCGAACTCGTCTTCGTGCCGCTCGGCGGCGTCGGCGAGATCGGCATGAACTTCGCCCTCTACGGCTACGGCCCGCCGAGCGCGCGCGAATGGATCGTCATCGATGTCGGTGTCACCTTTCCCGACGCGGCGCATCCGGGCGTCGATCTGATCCTGCCCGATACGCGCTTCATCGAGGAGAATCTCGCCAATCTGCGCGGCATCATCATCACCCACGCGCATGAAGACCATTACGGCGCGCTGCTCGACACCTGGCCGAAGCTGAAGGCGCCGGTGTGGATGACGCCGTTCAGCGCCGGGCTGCTGGAAGCCAAGCGGCAGGGCGAGCAGGGCGCACCGAAAATCCCGCTGACGATCTACCGGGCGGGCGAGAAATTCACCGTCGGCCCCTTCGAGATCGAAGCCATTCCGGTGGCGCACTCTATTCCTGAGCCGATGTCGCTGGCGATCACCTCGCCGGCCGGCACCGTCATCCACACCGGCGACTGGAAGATCGATCCGGAGCCGACGATCGGACCCAAGACAGACGAGGCGCGGTTCCGTGCCTATGGCGACAAGGGCGTGCTGGCGCTGATCTGCGATTCGACCAATGCGCTGCGCGAAGGCGAGTCGCCTTCGGAAGTCGCCGTCGGCGAGGGCCTCAAGGGCGTCATCCAGGCCGCCAAGGGCCGCGTCGCCGTCACCACATTCTCCTCCAATGTCGGGCGTATCGTCTCCATCGCCAAGGCGGCACGCGATGCCGGCCGTCAATGCCTGGTGCTTGGCCGCTCGCTGAAGCGGGTCATCGATGTCGCCGACGAGCTTGGCTATATGGACGGCCTGCCGGAATTCATCGCCGAGGAGGATTTCGGCTTCATCCCGCGCGAGAACCTGGTCATCATCTGCACCGGCAGCCAAGGCGAGCCGCTGGCGGCACTGGCGAAGCTGTCGCGCGAAGAGATGAAGTCGGTGTCGCTGACGGCGGGCGACACGGTGGTGTTTTCCTCGCGCACCATTCCCGGCAACGAGAAGGCGATCCTCGAGATCAAGAACCGCCTGATCGATCTCGGCATCAAGATTATCGAGGATGGCGACGCGCTGGTGCATGTCTCCGGCCATCCCCGGCGCAGCGAGTTGCGCAAGATGTATGAATGGGTACGCCCGCAGATCGGTGTTCCCGTGCATGGCGAGGCGGCGCATCTGGTGGCACAGGGCTCGCTGATGTCGACCTCCGGCATCGGCCAAGTGGCGCAGGTGCGCGACGGCGATATGCTGCGACTTGCTCCCGGCCCCGCCACCATCATCGACCAGGTGCCGTTCGGCCGCATCTACAAGGATGGCAATCTGATCGGCACCGACCAGGCGATGGGCATTCGCGACCGGCGCAAACTGTCCTTTGCCGGCCATGTCGCGGTCAATGTCGTGCTCGACGACAAATACGAGCTCGCCGGCGACCCCGACCTGGTCGCCATCGGCGTCGCCGAAGCCGATGCCAGCGGCGAGACGCTGGAAGATTTGATGATCGACGCGGCGGTCGGTGCGGTCGATTCGATTCCGCGCCAACGGCGAAAGGATCTCGACCTTGTGCAGGAAGCGGTGCGTCGCGCGGTGCGCGGCGCCGCCAACGAAGCCTGGGGCAAGAAACCGCTGGTGACGGTGTTCGTCACCAGGTGA
- a CDS encoding biotin--protein ligase, with the protein MAFRLAPTSASEGFRLEAHDSIGSTNTVALDHARAGDPGRLWVVSKKQESGRGRRGRAWVSPEGNLAATLLVVTGGELRLAATLGFVAGLSLADALDAVVPKGRIAIGLDGASQGQNRFELKWPNDVLASGAKLAGILLESAILDGGRFAVAVGIGVNVVAYPTDLPYPATSLRTLGATCDAETLFLALSDAWSENARLWDEGRGLAAVRRRWLARAAGLGGEVAVRIDGNVVRGVFETIDEDCRFVIRDDEGTVLTIAAGDVHFGAVASARV; encoded by the coding sequence ATGGCATTTCGGCTGGCTCCAACCTCGGCGTCGGAAGGGTTCCGGCTTGAGGCCCATGACAGTATCGGTTCCACCAACACGGTGGCGCTGGACCACGCAAGGGCAGGCGACCCGGGCAGGCTATGGGTCGTTTCCAAAAAACAGGAAAGCGGGCGTGGCCGGCGCGGCCGCGCCTGGGTGTCGCCCGAAGGCAATCTGGCGGCGACCTTGCTCGTCGTCACCGGCGGTGAGCTTCGCCTGGCCGCGACGCTGGGTTTTGTCGCCGGCCTGTCGCTTGCCGATGCGCTCGACGCGGTTGTGCCAAAGGGCAGGATCGCCATCGGACTGGATGGCGCAAGCCAGGGACAAAACCGTTTCGAGCTGAAATGGCCGAACGACGTGCTTGCTTCCGGCGCCAAGCTCGCCGGCATCCTGCTGGAGTCGGCGATACTGGATGGCGGTCGCTTCGCGGTCGCGGTCGGCATCGGCGTCAATGTGGTGGCGTATCCAACGGATTTGCCTTATCCCGCGACATCGCTGCGAACTCTGGGCGCGACATGCGATGCCGAAACGCTGTTCCTGGCGCTGTCGGATGCCTGGAGCGAGAATGCCCGCCTGTGGGATGAAGGGCGCGGTCTTGCCGCTGTCAGGCGGCGCTGGCTGGCGCGCGCGGCGGGGCTTGGCGGCGAGGTTGCTGTCAGAATTGACGGTAATGTGGTGCGTGGGGTGTTCGAGACCATTGACGAGGACTGCCGTTTCGTGATCCGCGACGATGAGGGGACTGTCCTGACGATCGCCGCCGGCGATGTGCATTTCGGCGCTGTGGCGTCCGCACGGGTATAA
- a CDS encoding NADH dehydrogenase subunit N: protein MTPDLLSSLSLSTPELILAIGALALLMVGAYSRANTANTVTGLAVAVLVVAGAWLIFSTGLGSAYGNAFIQDPFSRFMKVLALVGSAVTLVMSMRFAKAEHFDKFEYPVLILLCTLGMMLMISANGMIGLYLGLELQSLAIYVLAAINRDNLRSTEAGLKYFVLGALSSGMLLYGISLVYGYTGNTGFQEIASALGSGERQLGLVVGLVFVLAGLAFKISAVPFHMWTPDVYEGAPTPVTAFLAAAPKMAAMALIVRVTMGAFKPIAADWQQIIVFISIASMALGAFAAIGQTNIKRLMAYSSIGHMGYALVGLAANSQAGVRGVAIYMLIYLVMTLGTFAFILAMRRKEGNVEQISDLAGLASTNPIMATILTILMFSLAGIPPLAGFWGKWYVFLAAINANLYALAIIGVLASVVGAYYYLRIIKIMWFDEPVGGFVPMASELRLVLGVSGAFVLFYVLIGGPIGTYAEAAAKTFF from the coding sequence ATGACGCCGGACCTTCTCTCCAGCCTGTCGCTCTCGACGCCCGAGCTGATCCTTGCCATCGGTGCGCTCGCGCTGCTGATGGTTGGCGCCTATTCGCGCGCCAACACCGCCAACACCGTGACCGGCCTTGCCGTGGCCGTGCTGGTGGTCGCAGGCGCCTGGCTGATCTTTTCCACCGGGCTGGGCAGCGCCTATGGCAATGCCTTTATCCAGGATCCGTTCTCCCGCTTCATGAAGGTGCTGGCGCTGGTCGGCTCGGCGGTGACGCTGGTCATGTCGATGCGCTTTGCCAAGGCGGAGCATTTCGACAAGTTCGAATATCCGGTGCTGATCCTGCTGTGCACGCTGGGCATGATGCTGATGATCTCGGCCAACGGCATGATCGGGCTCTATCTCGGCCTCGAACTGCAGTCGCTGGCAATTTACGTGCTGGCGGCGATCAACCGCGACAATCTGCGTTCGACTGAAGCAGGCCTGAAGTACTTCGTCCTTGGCGCGCTGTCGTCAGGCATGCTGCTCTACGGCATCAGCCTGGTCTACGGCTACACCGGCAACACCGGCTTCCAGGAAATTGCCTCGGCACTTGGCAGCGGCGAGCGCCAGCTTGGTCTCGTGGTTGGCCTCGTCTTCGTGCTGGCCGGCCTTGCCTTCAAGATCTCGGCGGTGCCGTTCCACATGTGGACGCCCGACGTCTATGAGGGCGCGCCGACGCCGGTGACGGCATTCCTCGCCGCAGCCCCCAAGATGGCTGCGATGGCGCTGATCGTGCGCGTCACCATGGGCGCGTTCAAGCCGATCGCCGCCGACTGGCAGCAGATCATCGTCTTCATCTCGATCGCCTCGATGGCGCTCGGCGCCTTTGCCGCGATCGGCCAGACCAACATCAAGCGCCTGATGGCCTATTCCTCGATCGGCCATATGGGCTACGCGCTGGTCGGCCTTGCCGCCAACAGCCAGGCCGGCGTGCGTGGTGTTGCCATCTACATGCTGATCTATCTGGTGATGACGCTCGGCACCTTCGCCTTCATCCTCGCCATGCGGCGCAAGGAAGGCAATGTCGAACAGATCAGCGACCTGGCCGGACTTGCCTCGACCAATCCGATCATGGCGACGATTCTCACCATCCTGATGTTCTCGCTGGCCGGCATCCCGCCGCTCGCCGGCTTCTGGGGGAAGTGGTACGTCTTCCTCGCAGCCATCAACGCCAACCTCTACGCGCTGGCGATCATTGGCGTGCTGGCCTCGGTGGTCGGTGCCTATTACTATCTGCGCATCATCAAGATCATGTGGTTCGATGAACCGGTCGGTGGCTTCGTACCGATGGCCAGTGAACTGCGCCTCGTGCTCGGCGTCTCCGGCGCCTTCGTGCTGTTCTATGTGCTGATCGGCGGGCCGATCGGTACCTATGCCGAAGCCGCCGCCAAGACATTTTTCTGA
- a CDS encoding NADH dehydrogenase subunit M: MTAWSNLLSLVTFLPLVGVLLILFIRDDSENARRNIRAIALLTTTFTFIISLFIWTGFDNSQAGFQFVEKYAWLDSGISYHMGVDGISMLFVILTTFLMPLCILASWEAIEKRVKAYMIAFLLLETLMIGVFCALDIVLFYVFFEAGLIPMFIIIGVWGGKRRVYASFKFFLYTLAGSVLMLLAIMAMFYQSGTTDIPTLLTHQFPANMQTWLWLAFFASFAVKMPMWPVHTWLPDAHVEAPTAGSVILAAILLKMGGYGFLRFSLPMFPLASEMFAPLVFTLSVVAIIYTSLVALMQEDMKKLIAYSSVAHMGFVTMGIFAMNQEGVQGAIFQMLSHGLVSGALFLCVGVIYDRMHTREIAAYGGLVNNMPKYATVFMVFTMANVGLPGTSGFVGEFLTMLGVFRVNTWVAFFAATGVILSAAYALWLYRRVIFGALTKDSLKNLLDLSPREKFIIYPLVVLVIFFGVYPAPVFDATAQSVKSLVTNVTASIGAAQTAAAN; the protein is encoded by the coding sequence ATGACCGCCTGGTCCAATCTTCTCTCGCTGGTCACCTTCCTGCCGCTGGTGGGTGTGCTGCTGATCCTGTTCATCAGGGATGACAGCGAAAACGCGCGCCGCAACATCCGCGCCATCGCGTTGTTGACGACGACGTTCACCTTCATCATCTCGCTGTTTATCTGGACCGGCTTCGACAATTCGCAGGCCGGCTTCCAGTTCGTCGAGAAATACGCCTGGCTCGACTCCGGCATTTCCTACCATATGGGTGTCGACGGCATTTCCATGTTGTTCGTCATCCTGACGACCTTCCTGATGCCGCTCTGCATCCTGGCGTCGTGGGAAGCGATCGAGAAGCGCGTCAAGGCCTACATGATCGCCTTCCTGCTGCTCGAGACGCTGATGATCGGCGTGTTCTGCGCGCTGGATATCGTGCTGTTCTACGTCTTCTTCGAAGCCGGCCTGATCCCGATGTTCATCATCATCGGCGTCTGGGGCGGCAAGCGGCGCGTCTATGCCTCGTTCAAGTTCTTCCTCTATACGCTTGCCGGTTCGGTGCTGATGCTGCTTGCCATCATGGCGATGTTCTATCAGTCCGGCACGACCGACATCCCGACGCTGTTGACGCACCAATTCCCGGCCAACATGCAGACATGGCTGTGGCTGGCCTTCTTTGCCTCCTTCGCGGTGAAGATGCCGATGTGGCCGGTGCACACCTGGCTGCCAGATGCCCACGTCGAGGCGCCGACGGCAGGTTCGGTTATCCTGGCCGCCATTCTCCTGAAAATGGGAGGGTACGGCTTCCTGCGCTTCTCGCTGCCGATGTTCCCGCTGGCGTCCGAAATGTTCGCGCCGCTGGTGTTCACGCTGTCGGTCGTCGCCATCATCTACACCTCGCTGGTGGCGCTGATGCAGGAGGATATGAAGAAGCTGATCGCCTATTCGTCTGTCGCCCATATGGGCTTCGTCACCATGGGCATCTTCGCCATGAACCAGGAAGGCGTGCAGGGCGCGATCTTCCAGATGCTCAGCCACGGCCTCGTCTCCGGCGCGCTGTTCCTGTGCGTCGGCGTCATCTACGACCGCATGCATACGCGTGAGATCGCGGCCTATGGCGGCCTGGTCAACAACATGCCGAAATACGCCACCGTGTTCATGGTCTTCACCATGGCCAATGTCGGCCTGCCGGGCACGTCAGGCTTCGTCGGCGAGTTCCTGACCATGCTCGGCGTGTTCCGGGTCAACACCTGGGTGGCATTCTTCGCCGCCACCGGCGTCATCCTGTCGGCGGCCTACGCGCTCTGGCTCTACCGCCGGGTGATTTTCGGTGCGCTGACCAAGGACAGCCTGAAGAACCTGCTCGACCTGTCGCCGCGTGAGAAGTTCATCATCTACCCGCTGGTCGTGCTGGTCATCTTCTTCGGCGTCTATCCCGCTCCCGTCTTCGATGCGACGGCCCAATCGGTCAAGTCGCTCGTCACCAATGTCACCGCATCCATCGGCGCCGCGCAGACCGCGGCGGCGAACTGA
- a CDS encoding NADH dehydrogenase subunit L, which produces MYQAIVFLPLLGFLIVGLFGTSLGAKASEYITSGFLVFSAVLSWVAFFSVGFGHGEVFTVPVLHWIQSGGLDVSWALRIDTLTVVMLVVVNTVSALVHIYSIGYMHHDPNRPRFFAYLSLFTFAMLMLVTADNLVQMFFGWEGVGLASYLLIGFWYKKPSANAAAIKAFVVNRVGDFGFALGIFGVFVLFGSVNLGTIFANAATFIPAEGAPQGAAVLTFLGHALDKQTAMTVVCLLLFMGAMGKSAQVPLHTWLPDAMEGPTPVSALIHAATMVTAGVFMLARLSPLFELSHSALTVVTFIGAFTAFFAATVGLVQNDIKRVIAYSTCSQLGYMFVALGVGAYGAAIFHLFTHAFFKALLFLGSGSVIHAVSDEQDMRKMGGLRKLIPTTYWMMVIGTLALTGVGIPVTVIGTAGFFSKDAIIETAFAGHNSVAGFAFILLVIAACFTSFYSWRLIFMTFHGEPRASHEVMHHVHESPPVMLVPLFILAAGALFAGIIFHNSFIGEGYAEFWKASLFTLPDNHILHDIEELPLWVELSPFIAMLIGFALAWKFYIRSPEMPVTLAKQNRGLYAFLLNKWYFDELYDFLFVGPAKRLGHFLWKTGDGTIIDGLGPDGISARVVDVTNRVVKLQTGYLYHYAFAMLIGVAALVTWMML; this is translated from the coding sequence ATGTATCAGGCCATCGTCTTCCTTCCACTGCTCGGCTTCCTGATCGTCGGCCTGTTCGGCACGTCGCTCGGCGCCAAGGCGTCCGAATACATCACCTCCGGCTTCCTGGTGTTTTCGGCTGTGCTGTCGTGGGTTGCTTTCTTCAGCGTCGGCTTCGGCCATGGCGAGGTGTTTACCGTGCCGGTGCTGCACTGGATCCAGTCCGGCGGGCTGGACGTCTCCTGGGCATTGCGGATCGATACGCTGACGGTGGTGATGCTGGTGGTGGTCAACACCGTCTCGGCGCTGGTCCACATCTATTCGATCGGCTACATGCACCACGATCCGAACCGGCCGCGCTTCTTCGCCTATCTGTCGCTGTTCACCTTCGCCATGCTGATGCTGGTGACCGCCGACAATCTGGTGCAGATGTTCTTCGGCTGGGAAGGCGTGGGTCTGGCGTCCTACCTGCTGATCGGCTTCTGGTACAAGAAGCCGTCGGCCAATGCCGCGGCGATCAAGGCCTTCGTCGTCAACCGTGTCGGTGATTTCGGTTTCGCGCTGGGCATTTTCGGCGTGTTCGTGCTGTTCGGCTCGGTCAATCTCGGCACCATCTTCGCCAACGCGGCGACGTTCATTCCGGCCGAAGGCGCGCCGCAAGGGGCGGCCGTGCTGACCTTCCTTGGCCATGCGCTGGACAAGCAGACGGCGATGACCGTCGTGTGCCTGTTGCTGTTCATGGGTGCCATGGGCAAGTCGGCGCAGGTGCCGCTGCACACCTGGCTGCCGGACGCCATGGAAGGCCCGACGCCGGTCTCGGCGCTCATCCATGCCGCCACCATGGTGACGGCGGGCGTGTTCATGCTGGCACGGCTGTCGCCGCTGTTCGAATTGTCGCATTCGGCGCTGACAGTTGTCACCTTCATCGGTGCCTTCACCGCCTTCTTCGCGGCGACCGTCGGTCTCGTGCAAAACGACATCAAACGCGTCATCGCCTATTCGACCTGCTCGCAGCTCGGCTACATGTTCGTGGCGCTCGGCGTCGGCGCCTATGGCGCGGCGATCTTCCATCTGTTCACGCACGCCTTCTTCAAGGCGCTGCTGTTCCTCGGCTCGGGCTCGGTCATCCATGCCGTCTCCGATGAGCAGGACATGCGCAAGATGGGTGGCCTACGGAAGCTTATCCCGACCACCTACTGGATGATGGTGATCGGCACGCTGGCGCTGACAGGCGTCGGCATTCCGGTGACCGTCATCGGCACCGCCGGCTTCTTCTCCAAGGACGCCATCATCGAGACCGCCTTTGCCGGACATAACTCGGTCGCCGGCTTTGCCTTCATCCTGCTGGTCATCGCCGCCTGCTTCACCTCCTTCTATTCCTGGCGGCTGATCTTCATGACCTTCCACGGCGAGCCGCGGGCGAGCCATGAGGTGATGCATCATGTGCATGAATCGCCGCCGGTGATGCTGGTGCCGCTGTTCATCCTGGCCGCCGGGGCGCTGTTTGCCGGCATCATCTTCCACAATTCGTTTATCGGCGAAGGCTATGCCGAGTTCTGGAAGGCGTCGCTGTTCACACTGCCGGACAACCACATCCTGCACGACATCGAAGAACTGCCGCTGTGGGTCGAGCTGTCGCCGTTCATCGCCATGCTGATCGGCTTCGCGCTGGCCTGGAAGTTCTACATCCGCTCGCCGGAAATGCCGGTGACCCTTGCGAAGCAGAATCGCGGGCTCTACGCCTTCCTGCTCAACAAGTGGTATTTCGACGAGCTTTACGACTTCCTGTTCGTTGGCCCGGCCAAGCGCCTCGGCCATTTCCTGTGGAAGACCGGTGACGGCACCATTATCGACGGGCTCGGGCCGGACGGCATTTCGGCGCGCGTCGTCGATGTTACCAACCGCGTGGTCAAGCTGCAGACCGGCTACCTCTATCACTATGCCTTCGCCATGCTGATCGGCGTTGCCGCACTCGTCACCTGGATGATGCTCTGA
- a CDS encoding NADH dehydrogenase subunit K produces MVVGIAHYLTVSAILFTLGVFGIFLNRRNIIVILMSVELILLAVNINFVAFSAALHDLVGQVFALFVLTVAAAEAAIGLAILVVFFRNRGSIAVEDVNQMKG; encoded by the coding sequence ATGGTCGTCGGCATCGCGCATTATCTGACCGTATCGGCGATCCTGTTCACGCTCGGCGTGTTCGGCATCTTCCTGAACCGCAGGAACATCATCGTCATCCTGATGTCGGTCGAGCTCATCCTGCTCGCGGTCAACATCAATTTCGTCGCCTTTTCGGCGGCGCTGCATGACCTCGTCGGCCAGGTGTTCGCGCTGTTCGTGCTGACGGTCGCTGCCGCCGAGGCTGCCATCGGACTTGCCATTCTCGTCGTCTTCTTCCGCAACCGCGGCTCGATCGCGGTCGAAGACGTGAACCAGATGAAGGGTTGA
- a CDS encoding NADH dehydrogenase subunit J, which translates to MLSGLEAAFFYLFAFVAVASAFMVISSRNPVHSVLFLILTFFNAAGLFMLTGAEFLAMILLVVYVGAVMVLFLFVVMMLDVDFAEMKEGALQYAPIGALVGLILAAELIVVLGGYTFAPKLAATVSKPIPDLAARSNTAALGDILYTDYLYYFQISGLILLVAMIGAIVLTLRHKEGVKRQSIAAQVGRTPATGMEIRKVKSGEGV; encoded by the coding sequence ATGCTGAGTGGACTAGAGGCGGCCTTCTTCTACCTCTTCGCCTTTGTCGCCGTGGCGTCGGCGTTCATGGTCATTTCGTCGCGCAACCCCGTGCATTCGGTGCTGTTCCTGATCCTGACCTTCTTCAACGCCGCCGGCCTGTTCATGCTGACCGGCGCCGAGTTCCTGGCGATGATCCTGCTCGTCGTCTATGTCGGCGCGGTCATGGTGCTGTTCCTGTTCGTCGTCATGATGCTCGACGTCGATTTCGCCGAGATGAAGGAAGGCGCCCTGCAATACGCGCCGATCGGCGCGCTGGTCGGGCTGATCCTGGCGGCGGAGCTGATCGTGGTGCTGGGCGGCTACACATTCGCACCGAAGCTGGCCGCGACGGTTTCGAAGCCTATTCCCGATCTCGCCGCGCGCTCGAACACGGCCGCACTCGGCGACATCCTCTATACCGACTACCTCTACTACTTCCAGATTTCGGGCCTCATCCTGCTGGTCGCCATGATCGGCGCCATCGTGCTGACGCTGCGCCACAAGGAAGGGGTCAAGCGGCAGTCGATCGCAGCCCAGGTCGGCCGCACGCCGGCCACCGGCATGGAAATCCGCAAGGTCAAGTCGGGCGAAGGAGTCTGA
- a CDS encoding NADH dehydrogenase subunit I — protein sequence MSALGQAAKSLLLQDFVSAFFLSMRQFFAPKETINYPHEKGPTSPRFRGEHALRRYPNGEERCIACKLCEAICPAQAITIEAGPRRNDGTRRTVRYDIDMVKCIYCGFCQEACPVDAIVEGPNFEFATETREELYYDKDKLLANGDRWERELARNISLDAPYR from the coding sequence ATGTCCGCTCTCGGCCAAGCCGCCAAATCGCTGCTGCTGCAGGATTTCGTCAGCGCCTTCTTCCTGTCGATGCGCCAGTTCTTCGCGCCGAAGGAGACGATCAACTATCCGCACGAGAAGGGGCCTACCAGCCCGCGCTTCCGGGGCGAGCATGCACTGCGCCGTTATCCCAATGGCGAGGAACGCTGCATCGCCTGCAAATTGTGCGAAGCAATCTGCCCGGCGCAGGCCATCACCATCGAGGCCGGCCCGCGCCGCAATGACGGCACGCGCCGCACGGTGCGTTATGACATCGACATGGTGAAGTGCATCTATTGTGGCTTCTGCCAGGAAGCCTGCCCGGTCGACGCCATCGTGGAGGGGCCGAATTTCGAGTTCGCGACGGAGACGCGCGAGGAACTCTACTACGACAAGGACAAGCTGCTGGCGAATGGCGACCGGTGGGAGCGCGAACTGGCGCGCAACATCTCGCTGGATGCGCCGTACCGCTGA